The DNA segment GATCCTCTGAAACTCCTCTCCTAAAAGTTGCTAACGATTTCCTCATCACCAGGTCCAATCATGTCTTCTCATCCCTCCTCCTTTTAAGCCTCCTAGAGAGTTGACACCGATTGCTACTCCCTCTCTGAAATTCTCTTCTCCTCTAGGGTCGATGACACtggttttcctccttcctttcaaGTTGTTCTTTCTATGATTCTTCCATGACCCTTCTTGTTTCTTAAATGTCAGCATCCCCTTAGTTTTTCAGTATGGACTTGTTTGTTTAACCATCTTTTCTCTCCTCAATCTCTCCCACGGCCATGCCATCCAGCAGCTCCTGGAGCTCCACCATCACCTACAGGTATGTCCTGAGTTGTGGCTCTCACATCCAACTGCATCTAAGACATCTACATATGAATACCCCCACCAGCATTTCACAGTCAGTGCGCCTAAAATTAATTCATGATCTTCGTTCCCAAACCATCTCTcccccttttaaaaatttttgctaTCTCTGGTTAATAATGTCTCCTAATTATCCTGCCTCCCAGTTGTGCAAgctgtaaaccagagactcattTTTTACTCTTCAATCTCTTTGCTTCCCTTATCTAACTACTTGATAAGAAATATGGCTTCTACCTCCTCTTACCAATCAGATGCATTCTTTTGTTCTCATTCATTTCATCCCTCCCTCTTCCACTAGTTCGGGCTTTCCCTACATTGATGCAACAACCTGTTCAAGGTCCCATCACCTGATTTTTACATTTCTTGCAGGATTTAGCACATTTCTTGCATTATGTagggtaaaaccaaaaccaaatccactgcccttgagtcgattcctacgCATAGCCATCTtataaaccctataggacagggtaaaactgccccacagggttttcaagactgcaaTCTTcatgaagcagactgctatatctttcccCCATGTAGcaaccggtgggttcaaacctccgaccttttggttagcatccaggtgcttaaccactgcaccaccagggcccctctcaTGCAGGGTAGCAGCTcaaaaaatgtttgttgagtgaattaaaTAACAAGGGATAAAGCTTTAAAGTTTTTAGACAGAAGGGAATTGTCAAAATAAAAGTCAAAAATAGGTAAATGGCTACATTTTTCAAAGTCTGGGTCTTAAATTGAGACGGAAAGTCCTAGAGATGCtagcattaaaattaaaaatcaattatGTTAACACTTTGGAAACTGTTTTTGAGGCAGAGCAGAGAGGAAAATTTTGACAAACAGACCTTTCATCACTTGGAAAGGAAGATGTCAGATTCTTAATCTTTTTAAAACTTatgaaaagtataaagaaatcTTACCATTTAAGATGTTCACAATTATGGTTATTCCAAACTTCTGAGACATGATTTTTAAAAGCCAGTGGCAGTAATTTACGTTTAGTGTattcttttattgttcttttcGTCAAGTAGTTGGAGTACAATGCCCTAAAAACTTCAGTTACTTAGACCTCCCTGGGAAAAAGGTCACTTTTTGTAGACTAGGTGGTGAAAACCATTATCAAAATGTAGAAGCATATCTCGTTTTGTATTGTCATCTATTCCAGGTTAGTGAAAATTTCTGAATAATTTACTAGAAATCCATTCTATGCCAAAATTCCTGATGGAAGTCTTTGTGCTAAGATCACTTCCGGAAATTGTATAAAAAGGCTTTTTCTCATATGTAGCTTTAGATTTGGTAAGAGTTGAGAACACCACAGACACGTTTTTGAAGCTTTAATGACAAACTTTAAGTgataaaaatgacattttaaaagaatGATTAGAAGTCttttcttagaatttttttttattattattctagcCTATAATTCTCTGCATTGGCCATGGATTGTTTATTTCCTGACACACATTTTCACATAAACAATGCTATAGAACAAAAACATTGCATAAGCCCATCATGAGGCTGTGAATCACTTAGCAAATATCTGAAATGTCAGGTTAATTTTGAAAAGAAGATAATTgcttgtttaaaataaaattatatatgtatgtatattttttaacagAAAACAAAGTAAGCAAATTGCATCAGTCTTCTTAATACGCTGATCAAGATAGTGAATATAATATGCCaaagagcttacaaaagtttagaaTCCTTCAAACCCGTGGTTTTGGATGTGTAGCATTTTGTTGGTATTTTTTGCTTTGTCCCTTTATTCTTAACCTATAAACTTTTCCAAATTTTGCTATATATGGAATCAAAGAAAAAAGCTAAGGTATCATAAGGCTATGGTCTGAAGTTTGAGGCAATCATTTTAACATGTGACAACTTGTAGATGATATGAAACTTGTGTCAGCTATTCAacgtattttttaaaatctctgttGAGGAGGAGATGTGGCTCCAATGTTTTCTCCAGTAGAATTAATGAACTAAAGGGAAAATGTCTCATTAATTTCTTGAGACCCCTTGTGAGGCAAGAAAATGACATTCTCATCTAACAGCTGGTAAAACTGAAGAACTAGTGAATATAACTGCCTTCAGctgcaaagggaaaaaaaaaagatagctctAACATGTTGTGAGATGTGGTTATGAAACAATattgtatacatacatacctcTCCCCCCTTATTTTTAAGGAATCAATATCTACTTCTTAAGTATAAGGCTAGTTAAACCCTTGGATCTTGGCCCTATACCTTTTGGCAGAGTAAATTATTGCATCATGGCCTGGCAGTGCAGTCACccttttaatttgcttttaaatAGCTTTTCTCTAATCCATACAACCTAAGATCTAGCTAGTCATGAATCTTAAGCAAACTTATTTAAGTCACTTATTCTATAgatttttttaactgtaaaaatTCAGGAAATAATAACTGCAAATTACAGTGTTTTCACATACTAAATtgggaagtaaaaaaaaagaatgaatcgaATTGATCTGTAGTttcataaaaatgaatttgaCATTTCACTTAGAAGTTGCAACTGTCATAGTTTTGAGTTCTTCTAACttcatttattttacaaaaagTTGAATGTTCTACTTGAATGGAAATGACCTCAAGTTACTTCCATGATTGCtgaagggttgtttttttttttaggctaaggGAATGCCAAAGTTTTGTGCCTTATATCTATTTCTTTCTTAAGCAAATCATTCTCTACTTTTAATGAGTttagaaaatccaaaaacaaatTGGGGAAATGTAACATCATTTCAATGTTACCAACATGGGGCTTTTGTGTAATGACTGTGACATCATGACAGTGAAGCTTTCATTTTTAAGCTTTAAACAGAGAAAGCTTCACCTCCGTGTGTCCAATAGGAATACGATATGTAAATTAACTCATATTATCTGTATGCTGATTGGCTTGAGTTCCCCCAAATGTCACAATCTCACCACCCAGCCATGAGGTATTTTACTGCTGTCTCGAGATCAAATTATTACTGTAGAGAagatctttattttttctgtgtttcattAACAGATTATTATAAAGCAATAAGCATGCAGGAAGGAAAGCAGACGCTTTACGTTGGGAATTAATGAATGCATGTCTGCTTAGATTTTTTTCTTGGCacggtgggaggaggagggggagtttAAAATCTTATACCACCCGCACAAACAAAACTCTTCGGAAATGGTGAAATAAGGAAATGCAGGATTCAAGAGGCGTCCCTAAGCACCCAGGTGTCAGGCTATGTGGTGTCGGTGATATCATCGGACCTTTTGGACGGGTGTAAGTTTTATGTATTCGTTATTTTCCTAGTGTTCTTCATCCGTACtaacaaagggaaaaaaggaaacacaCAAACACTTGCTTTGACATCTCCCATCCATTGGTCAGCTGTACTtttaagaaggaagaagaaaggctGCTGCTTGGCGGTGTGGAATGCAAGGAGTAGTCATTTAAATGTTTTGTAATTCTGATtcttgagtcatttttttttaaggtagaagGGACATAAATCATTGTGCAGTTGTCCCCTGAACTTCGCTTCTCCCTAGTTGAATGCATATTTGCGTGCATTCGAGAAGAGCTGACTAACAAAGACAGGGCTGTCCTAACCTGCTTCCTTCTTCTCCATTGACAAGATTTTTCTcgactgtgcttttttttttcctccctccccccgcccccctgccCCAGCTAACCTGCATATCCAAAGGTCAGCTGGGGAAATCATTTAAGAAGAAACCTAAAGGAAGCTTCCAATGTTCTGGACCACcctaaaagaggaaggaagaaaatgctGGGGGAAGGCAAGGATTCCGGGAAGCAGGAGAGGGGGCGGGCGCCACGGACACGGTGGCTTCTTCGTGCGCTGCCCTAGGGGAAGAGGATGGGCCTGAGGTCCTGAGCCAGCTTCTCCGAGCCCCTACTTCAAATGCGGGGAGGGAAAAGTTCAGAAGCAGCCACGAGGGGACAAAAGCCTAGTTTTTGTCAGTTGAACTGGATGGGACATTTCATCAATCCAGCCAGCGCTGGGAACGGGCAGGAGCTCCTGTTGGCTCCACAGAGGCTGGAGCAGCCCCTGCCGCCGCCCtcgccaccgccgccgccgccgcggcccCTGCGTTACTGGGGGAGACGGTGCCGCTGCGACAGGGGAGGACGCGGCTGGAGCTCAAGGAGGCTCCAGCGCGCAGGCGCCGCCGAGCCCTGCCTGGTTGCTCAGTCAAGGcactaaggcaaaaaaaaaaaaaacccagcaattTATAGAAAGAAGAAGCTATAGTCTGTCGGGATATCCAAGGCCAACAGGTAGGAGGATATACTCTCGGTTAAgtttgggggttggggggggacTCTCAGTGTTGATGAAACTGCAGGTTCGCCGGGAAAAGAGCCCTCCCTGAGGTTTTTTTGGACAATAAACTGCATAATGGAAGTACATTCAGACAATGCATCTTCAGTAGGGCTTATCGAGAGCTCCGTTTCTGGAGAGCATTGCAAGACGGAGGAATATCAGACTGCGAATCACCGGCAACGGTTTCCTTGCAGCACAGAAGCAATCTCTCTCCCCATCTTCGCGTATGTAATGCatgtctctctccccctccccctcctccactCACCCCCCCCATTATAAATCCAGGGGTGGCGGATTTCAGGTTTCGTAATGTTGCATGATGCGATCGGTATTTACCCAGGGATGTACCGGTGGAGAAATTAAAACCATCGAACGCAGCTTTGCCTGGCCTTCCATCAGCATATTCTGGGCAAGTGAGAAGTGGCAAAGGAAACACGCTTTGTGGGAATAACAGAGGAACCTGAGTCCCTTGGTGTGGCTCCCAGGCACCCGGGAGACAATgtgcattttgttttaaaatgaagcCACTTGCAATTTGCAACAAAGATCATCAATGTAAATGGGAAAGGTTTAATTGCCCAAGAAATCCAGGTTCATGCTATATTCATTTGAATCCAGGCAGCCAAGGTTTACAAATGGAAGTGCATTATCCCTCTGGGTGTGTTTCCCTGGCCAGTATTTACATTAACCATTTTTAATAATCACGTGGGCTTAAAAGAGACAAGATTTGCCAAAGAGAGgggtggggtggaaagggagagacaAAAGACACAGCAAATCTTTGGACAAGTTCCTATTAATTTCCAACTCTAATGTTGAAATTATGTTTTAAGATGAATCAACAAATACTCTTCTGTTGTTATAATATGCAGAACCAATAGTGGGACTTGAGTTAAAAGGCATGTATTTTACAGGGGTTCTTTGGATCCATATCAGCAGAGAAGCTGCTTCTAAAACACTGAGAGATACTAACAGACGTCCAATAAATGTAGGTAATCTCCTCTCTGTCCCTTGTTAGCAGCCTTGTAGATTCCATTGCAACATTAGTGATTAATTTCTGGACTGGCATATCATACAATTATGGAACATTTTACTCTTTCTGCCCTAAAGTTACCCAATCAAATGTCCGTTTTCCAAAACGgagccattttttaattcatctaGCTCAGAAAACTAAACAAACCAATTCTCTGAAATCTCAAACAAAAATACTTGTTAAAGCAAATAATAGTATTCCAAATTAAAACTTTATTTGCTCCCCCATAAATGAGTGGCTTTATGTTAGCACTATCTGACATCATTGCTTGTTAACCTAAGAACTGacagctcaatttttttttttttccttcagatgtTCTGATGGCAaatcaaatggaagaaaagaggaagCATGACTGCAGACCAGATCAGTTCTCTTTGTGGATTACATTTTCAGTAAAATGTACGGATATATCTTTTCCTTGTTCTTATATTTAGATCATGAGACTTGACTGAGGCTGTATCCTTATCCTCCATCCATCTATGGCGAACTATAGCCATGCAGCTGACAACATTTTGCAAAATCTCTCTCCTCTAACAGCTTTTCTGAAACTGACTTCATTGGGTTTCATAATAGGAGTCAGCGTGGTGGGCAACCTTCTGATCTCCATTTTGCTAGTGAAAGATAAGACCTTGCATAAAGCACCTTACTACTTCCTGTTGGATCTTTGCTGCTCAGATATCCTCAGATCTGcaatttgttttccatttgtatTCAACTCTGTCAAAAATGGCTCTACCTGGACTTACGGGACTCTGACTTGCAAAGTGATTGCCTTTCTGGGGGTTTTGTCCTGTTTCCACACTGCTTTCATGCTCTTCTGCATCAGTGTCACCAGATACTTAGCTATCGCTCACCACCGCTTCTATACAAAGAGGCTGACCTTTTGGACCTGTCTGGCTGTGATCTGCATGGTGTGGACTCTGTCTGTGGCCATGGCGTTCCCCCCAGTTTTAGATGTGGGCACTTACTCGTTCATTAGGGAGGAAGATCAATGCACCTTCCAACACCGCTCCTTCAGGGCTAATGATTCGTTAGGATTTATGCTGCTGCTTGCTCTCATCCTCCTAGCGACACAGCTTGTCTACCTCAAGCTGATATTTTTTGTCCATGACCGAAGGAAAATGAAGCCAGTCCAGTTTGTAGCAGCAGTCAGCCAGAACTGGACTTTTCATGGCCCCGGAGCCAGTGGCCAGGCAGCTGCCAATTGGCTAGCAGGATTTGGAAGGGGTCCCACACCACCCACCTTGCTGGGCATCAGGCAAAATGCAAACACCACAGGCAGAAGAAGGCTTTTGGTCTTAGACGAGTTCAAAATGGAAAAGAGAATCAGCAGAATGTTCTATATAATGACTTTTCTCTTCCTCACCTTGTGGGGCCCCTACCTGGTGGCCTGTTATTGGAGAGTTTTTGCAAGAGGGCCTGTAGTACCAGGGGGATTTCTAACAGCCGCTGTCTGGATGAGTTTTGCCCAAGCAGGAATCAAtccttttgtctgcattttctccAACAGGGAGCTGAGGCGCTGTTTCAGCACAACCCTTCTTTACTGCAGAAAATCCAGGTTACCAAGGGAACCTTACTGTGTTATATGAGGGAGCATCTGTACATCTTTAGCCTTGTGAAACACTAACCTTCTCTGCTAAGCAATTGTGGCCTGTAGCCATATCTTGAGAAGAAAACCAAGAATGGGATCAGCGGTTATAAGGATTTGGGCAACATTCTGCAGTCTTTGCAATAGTTCACCTATAATCCTATTTTAAATCTCAAAGTGATCCTGCTGACTGCTGGTGAAGGTTTGTAATTAAGAAAGGACTAAACCACTGCCctgagtttctttatgtggttgaaAACTAGATAATGAAAGTAGCAGGTGCTAAGTATCAGTGCTAATGCTGTGTATATCACTACATATGATAAAAACATCAAAACCAATTAGCATTGGACATCTTAATAAAGTTGACATGAGGTAAATGTGTTGATAAAAACTAATTTTAGAAGTTTGAAGACTTTAAAACATTTCATACTATTATTGTTTTGCAAAGactaaaatatttgggaacttAAAGTACTGTAACCCACTAAAGACGTGCCATGAATTATTGGATTATCGCACTAAAAAAAAATCGCCTTGTAAGTTTTGGGGAGCATTCCAAAAGCAGTATATATTGGTTCCAAttagagttttatttatttatttattttgtattactACAGCACtatttctaaataccattttccTTACCTTCTAGTGAAATTGCTAGCATTGAACTGTATTATGTGGTTTTTGTTGATTTGGTATAAAGTTTTTCCAGTTCATTTATATTTTACAAATGCTAGATATTGGTCTGGGAGGCAACATTAATGGTACCAACTGATCATAACTGAGCAGCCCTAATAATGCAGAATAAACACGTTGCCTTAAAGGGTTATCTAGTATCTTTCGTCTGATTTAGCATTGGAGCAAATAGTCAAGAGAAATTGAATCAGTGACTGGTTATGGTCAAGCATCTGGAAGTGCATGAAAGATCATTTAgtactctttttcctttttcctcataTGGTTTGAAAAATCAAGGTGCACGTCACTGGGATAATGAGATTTTCTTGCGAGGTGTGCTACCCATTCTAGTGTGTTCTAAGAAGCAGGCAGTTGATAAACGTTTATATTTTAAGTCAGCTGTCAAGgggaagaccacagccttagtaGGACATCCTGCACAATTTGTGAAGCATTTATTCTACGGAAGGCACAGTCTTGTTTATACTTTCTGCACATTCAGTGTATTGGTCGTTTAAATTATTTCAGTTTTAACTTGTGAAAGCTTATAATATGATTTCTGGTATTTTAGAAATACATTAGAGTCTGTGAGTCTCATTCTTTAAGATACAGATGTGTGAATTTCAATATAAAGTTGCATTTGCCAAAATTTACCCGTGTAGCCTGTTAATTTTCTTGgaataaaattttacatttttggcatttaacttttttttttttttttggcctgtggCACAAACACAAACTAGGAAGACTAGCTTTAttatagttttgtgttttttgatttttgattttttttagctGCTACACCCTGGAACTGGAACTGTATGGATGATAGGGAGCTTAAAGTTGATACACTGGTAAATGATATTATCTACAAAAGCATTATTTGGTAGCTTCTCATAATTATCCCTCTATTTATTCTTAGATACTAATTATATTTAGAGATGTATGCCTGCTTAGCTGGTTGATTCAGAATTTTAATACAAATATACATCTTAATTTGGGGGTATAGTAGAAATTTTTGGTTCTAAATATATAATTTGTAAGAAGAGGGTTTAAAGTAATGTCGTGACAATCCAGAAaaagttgttattgtttttgttttctgttgggttttttgttgttgtcatttgatTTGGTTTATGTACTTGGAAAATAAGATTAGGAATGTAATAGAACAGAAGTCTTTATTGCTATAGTACTTCTCTAAAGAAAAAatcaatataaatataaatataaaaaagggGAAATAAATCACTGAAATGTTTCAATGATATATGCAACTATTCAGTTTTGCTCCTATAAGGACAGCACAAGCCATGATTTAGAGAGCACTCTGTTTGACCTCATTTTTACTTTAAACCAAAGttgattggttttttttttaagataaacttAATGCACAACAGAGAATTGAATCTAGTAATAAAGGCCTCTTGTTGGTACTAAAATTAttttctgaagtacaataaaggaAATGTTATCAAAAGATGTTTTGATAACATATGTTTCTAGTTCCCAGAAATCACAGTAGAGACATAATTACAACAATTATATTAATGGAGAACCTTACTTAGAGGTTCAAATATCATCAGCAATCAGTAGAAAATTCAGCAATAATCTCAAGACCAGACAGACCAGGTTTTGCCAACACTAGCCTTCACTGGATGGACAAAAAacctgaagcatggattaagcatGAATTAAGGAGGCTGAAGAGTCAAGAGCAAGGGCCAAATGAGGCTGCCTAGTTACATCTATCTATGTGGAACAGGGAATTCCAAAAATTTTGGTGAGTGATCAGCACCAGTAATTAGTGAGTGGTGCTTAACTatgcaccaccaccacccattgctgagtcaattccaactcatagcaaccctataggtcagagtagaactgccctatagcgtttccaaggagtggttggtggatttgaaccaccagtcttttggttagcagccatagctcttaatcactacgccaccaggtttcccatcTAAGCCTATTTCTAACTAAATTGGCATTTGCAAGACAAGGGGCAAGCAGTGGTAAGATTCCTCCTCAGTTAATCAATGTCATTAGAAAGTCCATTGAGTAATCGTAGTATCACACAAAATGAAAGATTCTTTTAGTGTCTTCATGACCAAATCGTATTATTTTGTCACTCATTCCAAGTATTTAAAATAGTTGGTAATTAATTCAACTTGAAAATGATACTAATCTTCAACCCTTAAAAAAATCTACCCCCACTGGGAAGTCCAACTTCCCAGTGAGAAAGATTCATTATCAATAATAGTGTGCCCTTCTTGGTATAATTACACATCTAAGTTGAATAGTGTTTAAATTGTTTTCCTTAATAGTGGTGATACATTTGTATGAATACATCTGTATTATCTTGTCTGGTTCCTTTCGTACACAGTGGGTTTATTTGTGAGATGCCCGGCTGGAGTTAGAAATGCAGTCTGTGACTGTGGAATCCTATGCAGATATTAACTGAGGCAGAAGGTGAGTAACTGGCCCAGTTCCCCACAGCAATTCCCTTTAAATAACACAAAATGAGCCACACTGATTAGAGGGTAAAATTATTTGTAGAAAGGGCACACTATGGTCTGAATTAATCTGAAATCTTTTTATCTttctgatttctaattgttgtttttttatgatttctagttgtatatttattttgacattgtactctgagtcacagcaaccctataggacagagtagacctgccccatagggtttccaaggagcagcagtggatttgaacagccagcttCTGctgagcagccaaactcttaaccactgtgtcaccagggctcctctttggaTATTAGCTGGTTAGATTTCAACACCGGCACTTCCCATTAAAGTTAGCTGATTTGTCGTTGTCAAAGCACGAATAGGGCCACTTATCCATTGGCCTCCCTTCCTCTGACTGCTACTGAATAGGTCATTTACTTTTTCATTCATTCGACAAAAATGTGTTGGGCACTGGGCTTGGTGCTGGCAGCACAGTGGAAGGCAGAGCAGACCAGTCTTTTGTGGAGATTTCTTAGTCTAGTGGAAAAGACAGGCAATTAAATACGTAATAGTAATAAGTAATGAATGTTAAGATAGCAAATGTTTGTAAGATGACTTAGTATTAATGGCTATAAATTTActgttctccattctcccttcGGTGCCTTATCTCCCATCTTTTTCCAGTGTTCCTTGGAATCTCTTATATATCAGATCTTTCACTCAGACGGAACCCCCAGTCTACTCAAAGCAGTGAGAACCTTTCACCCACACTTTTACTTAGCTGAATCACCATGTTATGGTTGGGAACCCTGTGTTCCCATGTGGTTAATGCTGTgtacaaaataaaagcaaaacctGAGTGCCAAAATTCCTCCCATGTTCTGACTGTCAACTTCCATAAGAGAGATTTCAATTCCTTCAAGAGAcatggagttttgttttttcttccatctcATACCTTCCATCAAGTTAGCATGAGAATGCCTAAGTGAAGTGTAATCAAAGCAAGGACTTTCTACATGTATTTTAGTGATGACTCCCAGGAGACTTCCCATGGTGTGGCAGGCTTTGGGGCCCAAGCAAAATGGGGACTAACTTGTGAAAAAGGGTggatatattttattattcaagCATTACACCTTCAACGTTTTTATTGCTCCTTATTAGGTACACAACAACTCTCTAATCCCCTACCAGCTGAAAAGCTTGTTTGGCCTCCAAAATTTAGTTCTATTGCAAATAcaatgaaacatttttttaattacatagacATATGCCTTTTTAACTAAGCCATGTGGTAACATATTGCGCTACAACAGGGATTACTGTAAAAACAGTTGCAAGGAGAGCTAAAAGTCCATTTCTGGGTATTCATCATTAAATACTCATACTTTGTTCCATCCTTTATTTTATTCTGC comes from the Elephas maximus indicus isolate mEleMax1 chromosome 8, mEleMax1 primary haplotype, whole genome shotgun sequence genome and includes:
- the GPR85 gene encoding probable G-protein coupled receptor 85, yielding MANYSHAADNILQNLSPLTAFLKLTSLGFIIGVSVVGNLLISILLVKDKTLHKAPYYFLLDLCCSDILRSAICFPFVFNSVKNGSTWTYGTLTCKVIAFLGVLSCFHTAFMLFCISVTRYLAIAHHRFYTKRLTFWTCLAVICMVWTLSVAMAFPPVLDVGTYSFIREEDQCTFQHRSFRANDSLGFMLLLALILLATQLVYLKLIFFVHDRRKMKPVQFVAAVSQNWTFHGPGASGQAAANWLAGFGRGPTPPTLLGIRQNANTTGRRRLLVLDEFKMEKRISRMFYIMTFLFLTLWGPYLVACYWRVFARGPVVPGGFLTAAVWMSFAQAGINPFVCIFSNRELRRCFSTTLLYCRKSRLPREPYCVI